In one window of Photorhabdus laumondii subsp. laumondii DNA:
- a CDS encoding IS982-like element ISPlu6 family transposase yields MDNLVEIFCDVDDFCRFFIPQWEQFCLDSGHRLRRRQGHMYPSEIMTILILFHMSHYRDFKHFYLEHIWKYHHKDFPTLLSYPRFVSVAPSVLVPLCSYLTQLKGKPTGIAFIDSTRLSVCHNIRIPRHKVFAGIAKRGKNSMGWFYGFKLHLVVNHQGEILALKVTPGNVDDREPVRELSKELTGSLYGDKGYLSQELADDLAKTDVTFITKKRRNMKASMQAEWDKIMLKKRFIIETINGQLKTLSQIEHSRHRSIKGFLLCVLGGLIAYCLKLKKPSLKVFYSEDDFSMTD; encoded by the coding sequence ATGGACAACTTAGTTGAAATTTTCTGTGATGTCGATGATTTTTGCCGTTTTTTCATCCCTCAATGGGAACAATTTTGTCTCGATAGCGGGCATCGTTTACGCCGCCGACAAGGTCATATGTATCCCAGTGAAATCATGACCATTTTGATCCTTTTTCATATGTCGCATTACCGTGATTTTAAACATTTTTATCTAGAACATATTTGGAAATATCACCATAAGGATTTTCCAACCTTGCTTAGCTATCCTCGTTTTGTCAGTGTGGCTCCTTCCGTTTTGGTGCCATTATGCAGCTATCTGACTCAATTAAAAGGGAAACCCACAGGCATTGCTTTTATTGATTCCACCCGTTTGAGTGTCTGCCATAACATTCGCATCCCTCGACATAAGGTCTTTGCGGGGATAGCAAAGCGCGGAAAAAATTCAATGGGCTGGTTTTACGGTTTCAAATTACACCTGGTTGTCAATCATCAGGGTGAAATTCTCGCGCTTAAAGTGACTCCGGGTAATGTGGATGATCGGGAACCTGTTCGTGAATTATCAAAAGAATTAACGGGTTCTCTTTACGGTGACAAAGGTTACCTCAGCCAGGAATTGGCGGACGATTTAGCTAAAACCGATGTCACTTTCATCACGAAAAAACGGCGTAACATGAAAGCGAGTATGCAAGCTGAGTGGGATAAGATAATGTTAAAAAAGCGTTTTATCATTGAAACGATTAATGGGCAATTAAAAACTCTTTCTCAAATAGAGCATTCCCGCCACCGAAGTATAAAAGGCTTTCTGTTGTGCGTTTTAGGTGGATTGATTGCTTACTGCCTTAAATTGAAGAAGCCATCACTGAAAGTTTTCTACTCAGAAGACGATTTTTCAATGACGGATTAA
- the fadI gene encoding acetyl-CoA C-acyltransferase FadI — protein sequence MSRPLTKVTQQGDRIAIVSGLRIPFAKQATSYHDIPAVDLGKSVVSELVTRSGLLPEKIDQLVFGQVVQMPEAPNIAREIVLGAGLSVSTDAYSVSRACATSFQAIANVAESIMAGTVNIGIAGGADSSSVLPIGVTKSLARTLVEMNKAKTLSQRLKLLSRLKFRDLLPVSPAVAEYSTGLRMGDTAEQMAKTYRISREDQDALAHRSHILAAKAWEQGLLVDEVMTAHFPPYREALLEDNNIRKNSVLTSYAKLRPAFDRKYGTVTAANSTPLTDGAAAVILMRESVAKALGTKPLGYLRSYAFSAIDVWQDMLLGPSYATPIALDRAGITLKDLTLIDMHEAFAAQTLANLKMFASDEFARNKLGRAQAIGEVDMDKFNVLGGSIAYGHPFAATGARMVTQVLNELRRRGGGLGLTTACAAGGLGTAMVLEVE from the coding sequence ATGAGTCGTCCGTTAACAAAAGTGACACAGCAAGGTGATCGTATCGCCATTGTCAGTGGGCTACGCATTCCATTTGCTAAACAGGCAACATCGTATCACGACATACCGGCTGTGGATTTGGGTAAATCAGTCGTCAGTGAACTTGTGACTAGGAGTGGTTTACTCCCTGAAAAGATTGACCAACTGGTGTTTGGGCAAGTAGTACAAATGCCTGAAGCGCCGAATATTGCCCGTGAAATTGTTCTCGGTGCTGGGTTAAGTGTGAGTACTGATGCTTACAGTGTATCCCGTGCATGTGCTACTAGTTTCCAGGCGATTGCCAATGTGGCTGAAAGCATTATGGCTGGCACGGTGAATATTGGGATTGCTGGTGGAGCAGATTCCTCATCTGTATTGCCGATTGGTGTGACTAAATCCTTGGCTCGTACTCTGGTGGAGATGAATAAGGCTAAAACGCTATCGCAACGCCTTAAGTTACTTAGCCGCCTTAAATTTCGCGATTTATTGCCTGTATCCCCGGCGGTAGCGGAATATTCGACAGGTCTGCGTATGGGAGATACCGCAGAACAGATGGCGAAGACTTACCGTATCAGTCGAGAAGACCAGGATGCATTAGCACATCGCTCCCATATTCTGGCAGCAAAAGCTTGGGAACAGGGGTTGTTGGTTGATGAAGTCATGACAGCTCATTTCCCTCCATACCGTGAAGCATTGCTTGAAGATAATAATATTCGTAAAAATTCTGTACTGACCTCTTATGCGAAGCTGCGTCCGGCATTTGACCGTAAGTATGGCACGGTCACTGCTGCAAACAGTACACCACTGACAGATGGTGCTGCGGCGGTCATATTGATGCGTGAATCAGTGGCTAAGGCGTTGGGAACAAAACCGCTTGGTTATCTGCGTAGCTATGCGTTCTCGGCCATTGATGTCTGGCAAGATATGTTATTAGGGCCGTCATACGCCACGCCAATAGCGCTCGATCGTGCAGGTATTACACTGAAAGATCTAACTTTGATTGATATGCATGAAGCTTTTGCGGCTCAGACACTGGCAAACCTGAAAATGTTTGCCAGTGATGAATTTGCTCGTAATAAATTAGGGCGTGCTCAGGCAATTGGTGAAGTCGATATGGACAAATTTAATGTCTTAGGGGGTTCAATCGCTTATGGGCACCCATTTGCAGCAACAGGAGCTCGTATGGTGACGCAGGTATTGAATGAGTTGCGTCGCCGTGGCGGTGGCCTTGGGCTGACAACCGCTTGTGCTGCTGGCGGGTTGGGCACAGCTATGGTATTGGAGGTGGAATAA
- the fadL gene encoding long-chain fatty acid transporter FadL, with amino-acid sequence MNQKNLFTRSALAVAVAIISSNAGAAGFQLNEFSTSALGRAFSGEGVVADNAAVGSRNPAAMTLFDRPSFSIGAVYINPDVDITGKSPVTGKSTNAKNIAPTAWIPNIHFIMPIDDQWFVGTSVTTNFGLATDFSNNYEAGPIGGKTDLTTLNFNLSGAYRLNDHFSFGLGLNAVYADAKIVRHAGALSYMLDQHPKMPKGLVKPTDEVANLEGKDWGYGWNAGIMYEVDENNRYSLTYRSKVKIKFKDGDYKNDVPVQLGQMLQKAGVNLPATGGQTIGGRLDLNLPDIWEVSGYNRVAPKWAIHYSLAYAGWSEFNELKGTRKKDGAVLFSKHEGFKDAYRIALGTTYYHDDNWTFRTGIAFDDSPIPAENRSISIPDQDRFWLSAGATYAFNKDASVDVGVSYMHGQKVTVKEKLSEALPNAYEFEAKGSAWLYGVNFNYAF; translated from the coding sequence ATGAACCAGAAAAACCTGTTCACCCGTTCAGCATTAGCGGTTGCAGTGGCAATAATTTCATCGAATGCTGGCGCTGCTGGTTTCCAGTTAAATGAATTTTCTACTTCGGCTTTGGGCCGCGCTTTTTCCGGGGAAGGCGTTGTTGCTGATAACGCAGCGGTAGGAAGCCGTAACCCAGCAGCAATGACACTGTTTGATCGCCCATCATTCTCTATTGGCGCCGTCTATATCAACCCAGATGTTGATATTACCGGTAAATCCCCAGTAACAGGCAAAAGTACTAACGCTAAAAATATTGCTCCTACCGCTTGGATACCTAACATACATTTCATTATGCCAATCGATGATCAATGGTTTGTTGGTACCTCGGTCACCACCAATTTCGGCCTGGCAACCGATTTTAGCAATAACTATGAAGCAGGCCCTATCGGCGGTAAAACTGACCTGACAACGTTGAACTTCAATCTGAGCGGAGCTTATCGCCTGAACGATCACTTTAGCTTTGGTTTAGGACTGAACGCTGTTTATGCGGATGCAAAAATTGTCCGTCATGCGGGCGCTCTGTCATACATGCTGGATCAGCACCCCAAGATGCCAAAAGGTCTCGTAAAACCAACAGATGAGGTTGCTAATCTGGAAGGTAAAGATTGGGGCTATGGCTGGAACGCAGGCATTATGTATGAAGTGGATGAAAATAACCGTTACAGCCTGACTTACCGCTCTAAAGTTAAAATTAAGTTTAAAGACGGTGACTATAAAAATGACGTACCTGTTCAGCTAGGTCAAATGCTGCAAAAAGCGGGAGTGAATTTACCTGCTACTGGAGGCCAAACCATTGGCGGTAGATTGGATCTCAATTTGCCAGATATCTGGGAGGTTTCCGGTTACAACCGCGTAGCACCTAAATGGGCTATTCACTATAGCTTGGCATATGCAGGCTGGAGTGAATTTAATGAACTGAAAGGGACCAGAAAAAAAGACGGTGCAGTTTTGTTTAGTAAACATGAAGGCTTCAAAGATGCCTACCGTATTGCTTTAGGTACAACGTATTATCACGATGACAATTGGACATTCCGTACAGGTATCGCCTTTGACGATAGCCCGATTCCTGCTGAAAACCGTTCTATCTCCATTCCAGATCAAGATCGTTTCTGGTTGAGTGCAGGTGCAACCTACGCATTTAACAAAGATGCTTCCGTTGATGTAGGCGTTTCATATATGCATGGTCAGAAAGTCACTGTTAAAGAGAAATTGTCTGAAGCGTTACCTAACGCATACGAATTCGAAGCTAAGGGTTCTGCCTGGTTGTATGGTGTGAACTTCAACTACGCATTCTAA
- the ybfF gene encoding esterase: MQIPENPLSPIPVVLIHGLFGDLNNLGVLARDLQQYYPVIQVDVRNHGLSPRANNMDYHDMAQDVISLLDHLQIQSAIIIGHSMGGKIAMAMTALAPERIEKIVLIDIAPVAYQVHRHDQIFTALNKVTAAGVKSRQDAAKIMRENIQEEGVIQFLLKSFHQGEWKFNLPVLINQYEKIIGWQEIPTWPRPALFIRGGLSSYIQEEYRNNITRQFPQAKAWVIAGCDHWVHAEKPDAVLKAIHHFLNTNTELM; this comes from the coding sequence ATGCAGATACCGGAAAATCCGCTCTCTCCTATCCCTGTGGTATTAATCCACGGGTTATTCGGTGATCTCAATAATCTTGGGGTTTTGGCTCGTGATTTGCAGCAATACTATCCCGTCATTCAAGTCGATGTACGCAATCACGGTTTATCTCCACGGGCAAATAACATGGATTACCACGATATGGCACAAGATGTTATTTCCCTGCTGGATCATCTGCAAATTCAGTCCGCCATTATTATTGGTCATTCAATGGGCGGTAAGATCGCGATGGCAATGACTGCACTAGCACCAGAGCGGATAGAAAAAATTGTTCTTATTGATATAGCCCCCGTTGCCTATCAGGTTCACCGTCATGACCAAATTTTTACCGCACTGAACAAAGTGACAGCAGCCGGAGTTAAATCCCGTCAAGACGCCGCTAAGATTATGCGAGAAAATATTCAGGAAGAAGGTGTCATTCAGTTTTTACTGAAATCATTCCATCAGGGGGAATGGAAATTCAATTTACCGGTATTAATTAACCAGTATGAAAAGATCATCGGCTGGCAAGAAATCCCTACATGGCCTCGCCCTGCCCTGTTTATTCGTGGCGGCCTTTCCTCTTATATCCAGGAAGAGTACCGGAATAATATCACCAGACAATTTCCACAAGCCAAAGCTTGGGTTATCGCCGGTTGCGATCACTGGGTTCACGCAGAAAAACCCGACGCAGTGTTAAAGGCAATTCATCATTTCCTTAATACTAATACGGAATTAATGTAG
- the mlaA gene encoding phospholipid-binding lipoprotein MlaA, with the protein MKYRLGGIALAAALLVGCANSSDTVEQERSDLLEGFNRTMFNFNYDVLDPYVLRPVAVAWRDYVPMPARNGLGNFLSNLEEPASMVNSFLRGNPYQGMKHFNRFFLNTILGMGGLIDVATMANPKLAKEEPKRFGSTLGYHKVGYGPYVVLPGYGNFTLRDEGGNWADMTYPMLSYLTIWMSAGKWAFEGIETRARLLDSDGLLKNSSDPYLMMREAYFQSHDFMASGGKLKATENPNAEALQGDLDSID; encoded by the coding sequence ATGAAGTATCGTTTGGGCGGAATCGCTCTTGCCGCCGCATTACTAGTGGGATGCGCTAATTCATCTGATACTGTTGAACAGGAGCGTTCAGACCTATTGGAAGGTTTTAACCGTACAATGTTCAACTTTAATTATGATGTTCTTGACCCTTATGTTTTACGTCCAGTCGCGGTAGCGTGGCGCGATTATGTGCCGATGCCTGCTCGAAATGGTTTGGGTAATTTTCTGAGTAATCTCGAAGAGCCGGCTAGTATGGTGAACAGTTTTTTGCGCGGTAACCCATATCAGGGAATGAAACATTTTAACCGTTTTTTCCTAAATACCATCTTGGGTATGGGGGGGCTGATTGATGTTGCAACGATGGCAAACCCCAAATTGGCAAAAGAAGAGCCAAAACGCTTTGGGAGTACTTTGGGCTATCATAAGGTGGGGTATGGCCCTTATGTTGTATTACCGGGCTATGGCAATTTTACCCTACGTGATGAAGGGGGTAACTGGGCGGATATGACTTATCCAATGCTGAGTTATCTGACTATTTGGATGTCAGCCGGAAAGTGGGCATTTGAAGGGATTGAAACCCGTGCTCGTTTACTGGATTCTGATGGCTTGTTGAAGAACTCGTCAGATCCTTATTTGATGATGCGTGAGGCTTACTTCCAGAGTCATGATTTTATGGCAAGCGGCGGTAAACTGAAAGCCACGGAAAATCCAAATGCTGAAGCATTACAGGGTGATTTGGATAGCATTGATTGA
- a CDS encoding dicarboxylate/amino acid:cation symporter: MKKNLLKSLYFQVLLAITIGILLGHFYPELGTEMKPLGDGFVKLIKMVIAPVIFCTVVTGIAGMESMKAVGKTGAIALVYFEIVSTIALIIGLIVVNVMQPGAGMNIDPSTLDVKAVSLYAEKAAEQGIIAFLLDVIPASVIGAFASGNILQVLLFAVLFGFALHRLGEKGKPIFNIIDGFSHVIFGIINMIMRLAPLGAFGAMAFTIGKYGIGTLVQLGQLIVCFYITCILFVIFVLGTIAKATGFSIFRFINYIKEELLIVLGTSSSESALPRMLDKMEKAGCQKSVVGLVIPTGYSFNLDGTSIYLTMAAVFIAQATNTHMDIVHQITLLVVLLLSSKGAAGVTGSGFIVLAATISAVGHLPLAGLALILGIDRFMSEARALTNLIGNGVATIVVAKRCRQLDEGKLNEVLNAK; this comes from the coding sequence GTGAAGAAAAATTTACTAAAGAGTCTTTATTTTCAAGTTTTGCTCGCAATAACTATCGGTATACTTCTGGGTCATTTCTATCCGGAGCTTGGTACAGAAATGAAGCCATTGGGTGATGGATTTGTTAAATTAATCAAAATGGTTATTGCTCCTGTTATTTTCTGTACTGTTGTAACTGGCATTGCAGGTATGGAAAGTATGAAAGCTGTTGGTAAAACGGGCGCTATTGCACTGGTGTATTTTGAAATAGTTAGCACAATTGCTTTGATTATTGGGCTAATTGTTGTCAATGTTATGCAGCCTGGTGCAGGGATGAATATTGATCCCTCTACGTTAGATGTTAAAGCGGTATCCCTATATGCGGAGAAGGCTGCTGAACAAGGGATAATAGCATTTTTACTTGATGTTATTCCGGCCAGTGTCATCGGGGCATTTGCCAGTGGTAATATTTTGCAGGTCTTATTATTTGCTGTGTTATTTGGTTTTGCACTTCATCGTTTAGGAGAGAAAGGGAAACCAATCTTCAATATTATTGATGGTTTTTCGCATGTCATTTTCGGTATTATCAATATGATAATGCGATTGGCTCCTTTAGGTGCTTTTGGTGCAATGGCATTTACCATCGGTAAATATGGTATTGGTACGTTGGTACAATTAGGACAATTAATAGTTTGCTTTTATATCACCTGTATTCTTTTTGTTATATTTGTTTTAGGGACAATTGCAAAAGCGACAGGATTTAGTATATTCCGGTTTATTAATTACATTAAAGAAGAGTTATTAATTGTATTGGGAACATCATCTTCTGAATCTGCATTACCGCGTATGTTAGATAAAATGGAGAAAGCGGGATGCCAGAAATCTGTTGTTGGATTGGTAATACCGACGGGATACTCTTTTAATCTGGATGGCACCTCTATTTACCTGACAATGGCTGCGGTATTTATTGCTCAAGCAACAAATACTCATATGGATATTGTGCATCAAATAACGCTATTGGTTGTATTACTTTTATCTTCTAAAGGTGCTGCTGGCGTAACAGGTAGTGGGTTTATTGTATTAGCTGCGACAATTTCTGCTGTTGGGCATTTACCACTAGCTGGGCTGGCATTAATCTTGGGAATAGATCGTTTCATGTCAGAAGCAAGAGCTTTAACAAATCTGATTGGCAATGGTGTTGCAACGATTGTGGTCGCGAAACGTTGTCGTCAGCTTGATGAAGGCAAATTAAACGAAGTGTTAAATGCCAAATAA